A DNA window from Chelativorans sp. AA-79 contains the following coding sequences:
- the secA gene encoding preprotein translocase subunit SecA yields MVNLGGLARKIFGSSNERRVKGLKPRVEAIGALEEEMKALSDEALRGKTDEFRQKLAEGASLDDLLVPAFAVVREAAHRVLGLRPFDVQLIGGMVLHEGSIAEMKTGEGKTLVATLPVYLNALAGKGVHVVTVNDYLAKRDAEWMGRVYGFLGLTTGVIVHGLSDEERRAAYACDVTYATNNELGFDYLRDNMKYERAQMVQRGHNFAIVDEVDSILIDEARTPLIISGPLDDRSELYNTIDAFIPKLEEADYEVDEKQRTATFTEEGTEKVENLLREADLFKGDSLYDVENVAIVHHLNNALKAHRLFQRDKDYIVRNDEVIIIDEFTGRMMPGRRYSDGLHQALEAKEHVKIQPENQTLASITFQNYFRMYDKLAGMTGTASTEAEEFGNIYGLDVVEIPTNLPVSRIDEDDEVYRSVEEKFRAIVREIKAARDKGQPILVGTTSIEKSEYLADRLRKEGVKDFEILNARHHEREAYIVSQAGKPGAITIATNMAGRGTDIQLGGNADMRIAQELEDMPEGPERETKEKAIREDVQRLKEKALAAGGLYVLATERHESRRIDNQLRGRSGRQGDPGRSKFYLSLQDDLMRIFGSDRMDGMLQKLGLKEDEAIVHPWINKALEKAQKKVEARNFDIRKNLLKYDDVMNDQRKVVFEQRIELMDGENLSETVAEMRQDVIDELVDSHIPENVYAEQWDAAGLREGVRNYLNLDLPIEDWVKEEGIAEDDIRTRITEAANKAAADRAERFGPDIMTYVEKSILLQTLDHLWREHLVNLDHLRSVVGFRGYAQRDPLNEYKTEAFELFQAMLGNLRQVVTSQLMRVELVREAAEAPPPPPPAAMQTHHVDATTGEDEFANGDTMTLTRADSRAVPSEERDPNDPATWGKVGRNEPCPCGSGKKYKHCHGAFA; encoded by the coding sequence ATGGTCAATCTCGGCGGCCTTGCCCGCAAGATTTTCGGATCGTCTAACGAGCGCCGCGTGAAGGGGCTCAAGCCTCGCGTCGAAGCGATCGGAGCGCTCGAAGAGGAGATGAAGGCGCTTTCCGACGAAGCGCTGCGCGGGAAGACCGACGAGTTCCGCCAGAAGCTCGCCGAAGGCGCGAGCCTCGACGATCTGCTCGTCCCCGCCTTCGCCGTGGTGCGCGAAGCCGCGCACCGCGTGCTGGGCCTGCGCCCCTTCGATGTGCAGCTCATCGGCGGCATGGTGCTGCACGAGGGCTCCATCGCCGAGATGAAGACCGGCGAAGGCAAGACGCTCGTGGCCACCCTCCCCGTCTATCTGAACGCCCTCGCCGGCAAGGGCGTGCATGTCGTCACGGTCAACGACTATCTCGCTAAGCGCGATGCCGAATGGATGGGCCGGGTCTACGGTTTCCTGGGCCTCACCACCGGCGTCATCGTGCACGGCCTGTCCGACGAGGAGCGCCGTGCCGCCTATGCCTGCGACGTGACCTACGCCACCAACAACGAGCTCGGCTTCGACTATCTGCGCGACAACATGAAGTATGAACGCGCGCAGATGGTGCAGCGCGGCCATAATTTCGCGATCGTCGACGAGGTGGACTCGATCCTGATCGACGAGGCGCGCACGCCGCTCATCATCTCCGGCCCGCTGGACGACCGGTCCGAGCTCTACAACACAATCGACGCCTTCATCCCCAAGCTGGAGGAAGCGGACTACGAGGTGGACGAGAAGCAGCGGACCGCGACCTTCACCGAGGAGGGCACCGAGAAGGTCGAGAACCTTCTGCGCGAGGCGGACCTCTTCAAGGGCGATTCGCTCTATGACGTGGAAAACGTCGCCATCGTCCATCACCTCAACAATGCGCTGAAGGCGCACAGGCTGTTCCAGCGCGACAAGGATTACATCGTCCGCAACGACGAGGTGATCATCATCGACGAGTTCACCGGCCGCATGATGCCGGGCCGGCGCTACTCGGACGGGCTGCACCAGGCGCTCGAGGCCAAAGAGCACGTCAAGATCCAGCCGGAGAACCAGACGCTCGCCTCGATCACCTTCCAGAACTATTTCCGCATGTATGACAAGCTCGCCGGCATGACGGGCACGGCCTCGACCGAGGCGGAGGAGTTCGGCAATATCTACGGCCTCGACGTGGTCGAGATCCCCACCAACCTTCCGGTGAGCCGCATCGACGAGGACGACGAGGTCTATCGCTCGGTCGAGGAGAAGTTCCGGGCCATCGTTCGCGAGATCAAGGCGGCCCGCGACAAGGGCCAGCCGATCCTTGTCGGCACCACCTCGATCGAGAAATCCGAATATCTGGCGGACCGGCTGCGCAAGGAAGGGGTCAAGGATTTCGAGATCCTGAACGCCCGCCATCACGAGCGCGAGGCCTATATCGTCTCCCAGGCCGGCAAGCCGGGCGCCATCACCATCGCCACCAACATGGCCGGCCGCGGAACGGACATCCAGCTCGGCGGCAACGCGGATATGCGCATCGCCCAGGAACTCGAGGACATGCCGGAAGGCCCGGAGCGCGAGACGAAGGAGAAGGCCATCCGCGAGGATGTGCAGCGGCTGAAGGAAAAGGCGCTCGCCGCCGGGGGCCTCTATGTGCTCGCCACGGAACGCCATGAAAGCCGCCGCATCGACAACCAGTTGCGCGGCCGTTCCGGCCGCCAGGGCGATCCCGGCCGCTCGAAGTTCTACCTGTCGCTCCAGGACGACCTGATGCGCATCTTCGGCTCCGACCGCATGGACGGCATGCTGCAGAAGCTGGGGTTGAAGGAGGACGAGGCGATCGTCCACCCCTGGATCAACAAGGCGCTGGAGAAGGCGCAGAAGAAGGTCGAGGCGCGCAACTTCGACATCCGCAAGAACCTGCTCAAATATGACGACGTCATGAACGACCAGCGCAAGGTGGTCTTCGAGCAGCGCATCGAGCTGATGGACGGAGAAAACCTCTCCGAAACCGTGGCCGAGATGCGCCAGGACGTCATCGACGAGCTGGTGGACAGCCATATCCCCGAGAATGTCTATGCGGAGCAGTGGGACGCGGCGGGCCTCAGGGAAGGCGTGCGCAACTATCTCAACCTGGACCTGCCCATCGAGGACTGGGTGAAGGAAGAGGGCATCGCCGAGGACGACATCCGCACCCGCATCACCGAGGCGGCGAACAAGGCGGCGGCCGACCGCGCCGAGCGGTTCGGCCCGGACATCATGACCTATGTGGAGAAGTCGATCCTGCTCCAGACGCTCGATCATCTGTGGCGCGAACATCTGGTCAATCTCGACCATCTGCGCTCCGTCGTCGGGTTCCGCGGCTATGCCCAACGCGATCCGCTCAACGAGTACAAGACCGAGGCCTTCGAGCTCTTCCAGGCCATGCTCGGCAATCTGCGCCAGGTCGTCACCTCGCAGCTCATGCGCGTGGAGCTGGTGCGCGAAGCGGCCGAGGCCCCGCCGCCGCCCCCGCCTGCCGCCATGCAGACCCACCACGTCGATGCGACCACGGGCGAGGACGAGTTCGCGAACGGCGACACGATGACGCTCACGCGCGCCGACTCCCGCGCGGTGCCTTCCGAGGAGCGCGACCCGAACGACCCCGCGACCTGGGGCAAGGTCGGCCGCAACGAGCCCTGCCCCTGCGGCTCCGGCAAGAAATACAAGCACTGTCACGGGGCTTTCGCGTAG
- a CDS encoding lipopolysaccharide biosynthesis protein, whose amino-acid sequence MRFSAAEAAERLLPGRFAALARPWASRFDALVSAPDARGQAGRMSLIAFGMRIVNAVIAFVSQVLLARYMGGFEYGIFVLVWVTMIILGNTACLGFQTSVIRFVPEYEAKDRPAELRGILVASQRIVFLSATALALAGALGIWLFEEEIQSYYVLPFYLGLICLPMIALGDLLQGTARAHGWPLWSMTPSFFIRPMLILVFLWTLHMAGSQPDAAAAVLAAIFATYLTTLLQIAYVARGTESPHRPVKPAFRLREWLIVSLPIFLSNGFYYLLTNADVLLVGRFMQPTDVAVYFATTKALALVHFVYYAVRTGVIQRYSAYLHSGDRAALARFARETTYWTFIPATIMGLAVLALGKPILMLFGPGFDAGYPLLFLLVAAVIFRATVGPAESLLTMSGHENSSVVVYAITLAVNIGLSVFLIPRLGLWGVAIGMSTALVVEAVLLAFTVRRKLGIVMVAFLPSPKETV is encoded by the coding sequence GTGCGCTTTTCGGCGGCGGAAGCAGCTGAACGTCTTCTGCCGGGCAGGTTCGCCGCGCTTGCGCGCCCGTGGGCCAGCCGGTTCGACGCGCTCGTCTCCGCGCCGGACGCGCGGGGGCAGGCGGGGCGCATGTCGCTCATCGCCTTCGGCATGCGCATCGTCAACGCCGTCATCGCCTTTGTGAGCCAGGTGCTGCTCGCCCGCTATATGGGCGGGTTCGAATACGGCATTTTCGTGCTGGTCTGGGTGACCATGATCATCCTGGGCAACACGGCCTGCCTGGGCTTCCAAACGAGCGTGATCCGCTTCGTGCCCGAATACGAGGCCAAGGACCGACCGGCCGAGCTGCGCGGCATCCTCGTGGCGAGCCAGCGCATCGTGTTCCTTTCCGCGACGGCTCTCGCCCTTGCCGGCGCCCTCGGCATCTGGCTCTTCGAGGAGGAGATCCAGAGCTACTACGTCCTCCCCTTCTATCTCGGGCTCATCTGCCTGCCCATGATCGCGCTCGGCGACCTGCTGCAGGGGACGGCGCGCGCGCATGGCTGGCCGCTCTGGTCCATGACGCCGAGCTTCTTCATCCGGCCCATGCTCATCCTCGTCTTCCTTTGGACCCTGCACATGGCTGGAAGCCAGCCTGACGCGGCAGCCGCGGTGCTGGCGGCCATCTTCGCCACCTACCTCACCACGCTCCTGCAAATCGCCTATGTGGCCAGAGGCACGGAAAGCCCCCATCGGCCGGTCAAGCCGGCCTTCCGTCTGCGCGAATGGCTCATCGTGTCGCTTCCCATCTTCCTTTCCAACGGCTTCTACTACCTGCTCACCAATGCCGACGTGCTGCTGGTCGGCCGCTTCATGCAGCCGACGGACGTGGCCGTCTATTTCGCCACGACGAAGGCGCTGGCGCTCGTCCATTTTGTCTACTACGCGGTGCGGACCGGGGTCATTCAGCGCTATTCCGCCTATCTGCACAGCGGCGACAGGGCAGCGCTTGCGCGCTTCGCGCGCGAGACGACCTACTGGACCTTCATTCCCGCCACGATCATGGGGCTTGCCGTCCTTGCGCTCGGCAAGCCGATCCTGATGCTGTTCGGCCCCGGCTTCGACGCAGGTTACCCGCTTCTCTTCCTGCTCGTGGCGGCGGTGATCTTCCGCGCCACGGTGGGTCCGGCGGAAAGCCTGCTGACCATGAGCGGCCACGAGAACAGCAGTGTCGTGGTCTACGCCATCACGCTGGCCGTCAATATCGGGCTCAGCGTCTTTCTCATCCCGAGGCTCGGGCTCTGGGGCGTCGCGATCGGCATGTCGACGGCTCTCGTCGTCGAGGCTGTGCTGCTCGCCTTCACGGTCCGGCGCAAGCTCGGCATCGTCATGGTGGCGTTTCTTCCGTCGCCCAAGGAGACAGTCTGA
- a CDS encoding GNAT family N-acetyltransferase, with protein sequence MVATPLLEETGGSAAGALISDIAGLSEGPERADMELISARRPLRRMAIYAASAGFDLVEELDYLAARAIEPNVFFNPRFLAPAMPRLEDREVRLAVIRDGTEEKNRLRLLVPFSVEKPPLPLGATVLRAWAHPFGPLGTPLVDGDDPVGVIEDFFAMLARPHLKLPKIFVFPETRFDGPFAAALRAVAEARNLPLIAAGEAERPFLDSSLDGEAYLKQSLRSHHYREFRRLKRRLADLGRLEHRIARQPDEIRAAIETFLTLEASGWKGRERTAMVIDRYRAAFAREAVYRLAERDLCRIHTLVLNNHALASLVVFVEAGMAYTWKTAYDENYAAFSPGTLLMIEVTKAHLEDPNITATDSCAVPDHPVMSRLWSERRAIGTFVVGLVPGTERLAHQAAGQIHFHRETRNALRLLRNRIRRLVRHR encoded by the coding sequence ATGGTGGCCACGCCTCTTCTGGAAGAGACCGGCGGCAGCGCCGCCGGCGCACTGATCAGTGATATCGCCGGCCTCTCCGAGGGACCCGAACGCGCCGACATGGAGCTCATTTCCGCCAGGCGCCCGTTGCGACGCATGGCGATCTACGCCGCATCGGCCGGGTTCGATCTGGTCGAGGAGCTCGACTATCTGGCCGCCCGCGCCATCGAGCCCAACGTCTTCTTCAATCCCCGTTTCCTGGCGCCGGCCATGCCGCGGCTGGAGGACCGCGAGGTGCGCCTCGCCGTCATACGCGACGGCACGGAGGAGAAGAACAGGCTGCGCCTGCTCGTGCCCTTCTCGGTCGAGAAGCCGCCGCTTCCCCTGGGCGCCACTGTGCTGCGGGCCTGGGCGCACCCCTTCGGCCCGCTCGGCACGCCGCTGGTCGACGGCGACGACCCCGTCGGCGTGATCGAGGATTTCTTCGCCATGCTGGCACGGCCGCATCTGAAACTGCCGAAGATCTTCGTCTTCCCGGAAACGAGATTTGACGGCCCGTTCGCTGCGGCGCTGCGCGCGGTGGCGGAGGCGCGCAACCTGCCGCTGATCGCGGCGGGCGAGGCGGAACGCCCTTTCCTCGACAGCAGCCTCGACGGCGAGGCCTATCTGAAGCAGAGCCTGCGTTCGCACCATTACCGCGAGTTCCGGCGCCTCAAGCGGCGCCTTGCTGATCTCGGCCGGCTGGAACACCGCATCGCCCGCCAGCCCGACGAGATCCGCGCGGCGATCGAGACCTTCCTCACGCTGGAAGCTTCCGGCTGGAAGGGGCGCGAGCGGACGGCGATGGTGATCGACCGCTACCGCGCGGCGTTTGCGCGGGAGGCCGTGTACAGGCTCGCCGAGCGGGACCTCTGCCGCATCCATACACTGGTGCTCAACAACCATGCGCTGGCGAGCCTCGTGGTCTTCGTGGAAGCGGGCATGGCCTATACGTGGAAGACGGCCTATGACGAGAACTACGCCGCCTTCTCCCCCGGCACGCTGCTGATGATCGAGGTGACGAAAGCCCATCTCGAGGACCCCAACATCACAGCGACCGATTCTTGCGCGGTGCCGGACCATCCGGTGATGAGCCGGCTATGGTCGGAGCGGCGCGCCATCGGCACCTTCGTGGTCGGCCTCGTCCCCGGCACGGAGCGGCTCGCCCACCAGGCGGCCGGCCAGATCCATTTCCACCGCGAGACGCGCAATGCGCTGCGCCTGCTGCGCAACCGCATCCGCAGGCTGGTGCGGCACCGCTGA
- a CDS encoding DUF2165 domain-containing protein, which translates to MFITRLTKTAFVAAIAFFASLVSFGNITDYGTNYAFVQHVLMMDTIFPDATIKYRAITSPTLHHAAYNFIIAMETLTAILCWIGAFSMLGRLRSGASAFNHAKKWAIAGLALGFLVWQVGFMSIGGEWFGMWMSQTWNGIESAFRFFITIIAVLIFVVLPDQELTD; encoded by the coding sequence ATGTTCATCACACGATTGACGAAGACGGCCTTTGTAGCGGCCATCGCCTTCTTTGCCTCGCTGGTCTCGTTTGGAAACATCACGGATTACGGCACCAATTACGCATTCGTTCAGCATGTGCTCATGATGGACACGATCTTCCCCGACGCGACGATCAAATATCGCGCGATCACCAGTCCGACGCTGCATCACGCGGCCTACAACTTCATCATCGCCATGGAGACGCTGACGGCAATCCTGTGCTGGATCGGCGCCTTCAGCATGCTGGGCCGGCTGAGGAGCGGCGCATCGGCCTTCAACCACGCCAAGAAATGGGCGATCGCTGGCCTCGCGCTGGGCTTTCTCGTCTGGCAGGTCGGCTTCATGTCGATCGGCGGCGAGTGGTTCGGCATGTGGATGTCGCAGACCTGGAACGGAATCGAATCCGCGTTCCGGTTCTTCATCACCATCATCGCGGTGCTGATCTTCGTCGTGCTGCCCGACCAGGAACTGACCGACTGA
- a CDS encoding oligopeptide/dipeptide ABC transporter ATP-binding protein translates to MNPVQNEETPVLEVRDVSRVFGPEPDLAARISIRLGAAKPPPTVRALDGVSLSVRKGEVLGVVGESGCGKSTLGRIMAAISPASSGDLVWKGRRSTEMSGPERKRMGLAVQMIFQNPMAALNPRTTVDRIISEAPRVHRLISGKTGAYVDEYLRMVGFDPSMKKRFPHQFSGGQRQRINIARALAVQPEFLVCDESVAALDVSIQAQILNLFMDLREELDLTYVFISHDLGVVEHISDRVAIMYLGRIVEEAPVEEIFRRPNHPYTQALLSGIPRIEPKKQRFEAIKGELPSPLAPPGGCHFHPRCPLAQPRCSREAPAMRAVAPGHRSACHLNG, encoded by the coding sequence ATGAACCCGGTGCAGAACGAAGAGACCCCGGTCCTGGAGGTGCGCGACGTCTCGCGCGTCTTCGGGCCGGAGCCGGACCTGGCGGCGCGGATCTCCATCCGCCTGGGCGCGGCAAAGCCGCCGCCCACCGTCCGCGCGCTCGATGGCGTCAGCCTCTCCGTACGCAAGGGAGAGGTGCTGGGCGTCGTGGGCGAAAGCGGGTGCGGCAAGTCCACGCTCGGGCGCATCATGGCCGCCATATCGCCGGCCTCGTCGGGCGACCTCGTCTGGAAAGGGCGCAGGAGCACGGAGATGAGCGGCCCGGAGCGGAAGCGGATGGGCCTCGCCGTGCAGATGATCTTCCAGAACCCCATGGCTGCGCTCAACCCGCGCACGACCGTCGACAGGATCATCTCGGAGGCGCCGCGCGTCCACCGTCTCATCTCCGGCAAGACCGGGGCCTATGTGGACGAATATCTACGGATGGTCGGCTTCGATCCTTCGATGAAGAAGCGCTTCCCGCACCAGTTCTCCGGCGGCCAGCGTCAGCGGATCAACATCGCGCGCGCCCTTGCGGTGCAGCCGGAATTCCTCGTCTGCGACGAAAGCGTTGCCGCCCTGGACGTCTCGATCCAGGCGCAGATCCTGAACCTCTTCATGGATCTGCGCGAAGAGCTCGACCTGACTTATGTCTTCATCAGCCACGATCTCGGCGTGGTCGAGCACATTTCCGACCGGGTGGCCATCATGTATCTCGGGCGGATCGTGGAGGAGGCGCCGGTCGAGGAGATCTTCCGCCGGCCGAACCATCCCTATACCCAGGCGCTTCTATCGGGCATTCCGAGGATCGAACCGAAGAAACAGCGTTTCGAGGCCATAAAGGGGGAACTGCCGAGCCCGCTCGCGCCGCCCGGCGGCTGCCATTTCCATCCCCGGTGTCCGCTCGCGCAGCCGAGATGCAGCCGGGAGGCGCCCGCCATGCGCGCCGTGGCCCCCGGCCATCGTTCCGCCTGCCATCTCAACGGCTGA
- a CDS encoding ABC transporter ATP-binding protein, producing MAPLLDVRNLVTEFPHGRGGHPLRAVNDVSFSLSRGRVLGLVGESGSGKSVTGFTIMGLVERPGRVASGQILFDGTDLARLSPEEMRRWRGSRIAMVFQDPMMTLNPVLRIETQMVETVLAHRSMSHAEARAHARDALGKVGIPSPEERLSAYPHQFSGGMRQRVVIAIALLNSPDLIIADEPTTALDVTIQAQIISEFQRLAEENNTAVIWITHDLAIVSRLADDIAVMYAGRIVEKGSVSAVLGTPRHPYTRGLMNSVPSQNERRKRLLQIPGMTPSLANLPEGCSFRSRCTHADGMCLQMPKLGEGPEGHGFRCFHPLEEGSVR from the coding sequence ATGGCACCGCTCCTCGATGTCCGCAATCTCGTGACCGAGTTCCCGCACGGGCGCGGCGGGCACCCCCTGCGCGCCGTCAACGACGTCTCGTTCTCGCTTTCCCGCGGCCGGGTGCTCGGCCTCGTCGGCGAGAGCGGCTCCGGCAAGTCCGTCACCGGCTTTACCATCATGGGCCTCGTCGAGCGCCCCGGCCGCGTGGCCTCGGGGCAGATCCTCTTCGACGGCACGGACCTTGCGCGGCTGTCACCGGAGGAGATGCGCCGCTGGCGCGGCTCGCGTATCGCCATGGTGTTCCAGGACCCGATGATGACGCTGAACCCGGTCCTGCGCATCGAGACGCAGATGGTCGAAACCGTGCTCGCGCATCGCAGCATGTCCCACGCGGAGGCGCGCGCGCATGCCCGTGATGCGCTCGGCAAGGTCGGCATACCCAGCCCGGAGGAGAGGCTCTCGGCTTATCCGCACCAGTTCTCCGGCGGCATGCGGCAGCGCGTCGTCATCGCCATCGCGCTCCTGAACAGCCCGGACCTCATCATTGCGGACGAGCCGACCACCGCCCTCGACGTCACCATCCAGGCGCAGATCATCTCCGAGTTCCAGCGCCTCGCCGAGGAGAACAACACGGCCGTCATCTGGATCACGCATGACCTCGCCATCGTTTCGCGGCTGGCCGACGATATCGCCGTGATGTATGCCGGACGCATCGTCGAGAAGGGGAGCGTGTCGGCGGTCCTCGGCACGCCGCGCCACCCCTATACGCGCGGGCTCATGAACTCGGTGCCGAGCCAGAACGAACGCCGCAAACGGCTGCTCCAGATCCCCGGCATGACGCCCAGCCTGGCAAACCTGCCCGAGGGCTGCAGCTTCCGCAGCCGCTGCACGCATGCGGACGGCATGTGCCTGCAGATGCCGAAGTTGGGGGAGGGCCCTGAGGGGCACGGCTTCCGCTGCTTTCACCCGCTGGAGGAAGGGTCTGTACGATGA
- a CDS encoding ABC transporter permease, producing the protein MSGMVEAEEVPVSENEAAKGEAERHRLFRLLEKPGAMIALAALVIIILLAVFAPWISPQNPYDLNQIDILDSRLPPGSESFDGVPYLLGTDAQGRDILSGILYGLRTSLLVGVVSAFAAAIIGTMLGLFAAYAGGRTESLIMRLVDLQLSFPTILMALMMLAVLGKGVVNVVLALIVAEWATYARTTRGAALVEREKEYIEAARSLCLPGWRVLLHHLLPNCLAPVIVIATMQVARAISLEATLSFLGLGASVTEPSLGMLISNGYQYLLSGLYWISFFPGIALFVTIVAINLVGDGLRDVLNPRST; encoded by the coding sequence ATGTCCGGCATGGTCGAAGCGGAAGAGGTGCCGGTCTCCGAAAACGAGGCGGCCAAGGGCGAGGCGGAACGGCACCGCCTCTTCAGGCTCCTGGAGAAGCCGGGAGCGATGATTGCGCTTGCCGCGCTCGTCATCATCATCCTGCTTGCGGTGTTCGCCCCCTGGATATCGCCGCAGAACCCTTATGATCTCAACCAGATCGACATCCTCGACAGCCGGCTGCCGCCGGGCTCGGAATCCTTCGACGGCGTGCCCTATCTCCTGGGAACCGATGCGCAGGGCCGGGACATCCTCTCCGGAATCCTTTACGGGCTGCGCACATCGCTCCTGGTGGGAGTCGTTTCCGCATTCGCCGCCGCCATCATCGGAACCATGCTCGGCCTATTCGCGGCCTATGCGGGCGGGCGGACCGAAAGCCTGATCATGCGGCTCGTCGACCTCCAGCTTTCCTTCCCGACCATCCTGATGGCCCTGATGATGCTGGCCGTGCTCGGCAAGGGCGTGGTCAATGTGGTGCTCGCGCTCATCGTCGCCGAGTGGGCCACCTATGCCCGCACGACGCGCGGCGCAGCGCTCGTGGAGCGGGAGAAGGAATATATCGAAGCCGCCCGCAGCCTGTGCCTTCCCGGCTGGCGCGTCCTGCTCCATCATCTTCTGCCGAACTGCCTTGCCCCGGTCATCGTCATCGCCACCATGCAGGTGGCCCGCGCGATCAGCCTGGAGGCGACGCTGTCCTTCCTCGGGCTCGGCGCCTCGGTGACGGAGCCTTCGCTGGGGATGCTCATCTCGAACGGATACCAGTACCTGCTTTCCGGCCTCTACTGGATCAGCTTCTTTCCCGGAATCGCTTTGTTCGTGACCATCGTGGCGATCAACCTCGTCGGCGACGGTCTTCGCGATGTCCTCAATCCCAGGAGCACCTGA
- a CDS encoding ABC transporter permease has protein sequence MTTALIRRTIQALFVIFAMTLIVFLGVNVIGNPVDILINPDANQAERARVIAQFGLDQPLWKQYLDFLGGLLHGDLGNSFVYNRPALDVIFERLPATLELAVAALVIAIVVGLPLGLYAGLYANSIAARVIMTGSILGFSLPTFWVGLMLILVFSVQMGWLPTNGRGETVEVLGIQWSFLTSDGLKHLFLPALNLALFKTSLVLRLTRAGVQEVLPQDYVKFARAKGLPESRIVLVHVLKNLMIPVVTIIGLEFGSLIAFSVVTESIFAWPGVGKLIIDSINLLDRPVVVAYLMMMVLLFVTLNFIIDVCYTLLDPRVRLDAKG, from the coding sequence ATGACAACTGCATTGATCCGCCGGACAATTCAGGCCCTTTTCGTCATCTTCGCGATGACGCTGATCGTGTTCCTGGGCGTGAACGTCATCGGCAACCCGGTGGATATCCTCATCAATCCGGATGCGAACCAGGCGGAGCGGGCCCGCGTCATAGCCCAGTTCGGTCTCGACCAGCCCCTGTGGAAGCAGTATCTCGACTTCCTCGGCGGGCTCCTGCACGGGGATCTGGGCAACAGCTTCGTCTACAATCGCCCCGCCTTGGACGTCATCTTCGAGCGGCTGCCGGCGACGCTGGAGCTCGCCGTCGCCGCGCTCGTGATCGCGATCGTCGTCGGGCTTCCGCTCGGCCTCTATGCCGGCCTTTACGCCAATTCCATCGCCGCGCGGGTCATCATGACCGGCTCCATCCTCGGCTTCTCCCTTCCTACCTTCTGGGTCGGCCTGATGCTGATTCTGGTCTTTTCGGTGCAGATGGGCTGGCTGCCGACCAATGGGCGGGGCGAAACGGTCGAGGTGCTGGGCATCCAGTGGTCGTTTCTCACGAGCGACGGCCTGAAGCACCTGTTCCTGCCTGCCCTCAACCTCGCCCTGTTCAAGACCTCGCTCGTCCTGCGGCTGACGCGGGCGGGCGTGCAGGAGGTGCTGCCGCAGGACTACGTCAAGTTCGCCCGCGCCAAGGGGCTGCCGGAGAGCCGCATCGTCCTCGTGCATGTGCTGAAGAACCTGATGATCCCCGTCGTCACGATCATCGGACTGGAGTTCGGCTCCCTCATCGCCTTCTCCGTCGTCACGGAGAGCATCTTCGCCTGGCCCGGTGTCGGCAAGCTCATCATCGACAGTATCAATCTGCTCGATCGGCCTGTCGTCGTCGCGTACCTGATGATGATGGTGCTCCTTTTCGTGACGCTGAACTTCATCATCGATGTCTGTTACACGCTGCTGGACCCGCGCGTCCGGCTGGATGCGAAGGGGTAG